Proteins encoded together in one Deinococcus reticulitermitis window:
- a CDS encoding ABC transporter ATP-binding protein, with amino-acid sequence MIEFHDVTKTFGGPAVLENISLKVERGELMILIGPSGCGKSTLLRLVNRMLEPTSGEIRVGGENVGAQDPVGLRRRIGYVIQSVGLFPHLTVGENVELVPSISGVPKAVRGARARELLALMGLEPAQFAGRYPRQLSGGQQQRVGIARALAADPEYLLMDEPFSALDPITRANLQEQFLTLKREIGKTILFVTHDVDEALRLGDRVCVLSAGHVAQLGTPDELLRRPASAFVADFLGEGRELRALALRTVRDVMRPGLAAGTAAGQIPADLGADQALSRLLGQGDAALNVVDGVGQVIGTVRLSDFAALRDSGAA; translated from the coding sequence ATGATTGAATTTCACGACGTCACCAAGACTTTTGGCGGTCCCGCCGTCCTCGAAAACATTTCCCTCAAGGTGGAGAGGGGCGAGTTGATGATCCTGATCGGGCCGTCGGGCTGCGGAAAAAGCACGCTGCTGCGGCTCGTCAACCGGATGCTCGAACCCACCTCGGGCGAGATCCGGGTGGGCGGCGAGAACGTCGGCGCCCAGGACCCCGTGGGGCTGCGGCGGCGCATCGGCTACGTGATCCAGAGCGTCGGGCTCTTTCCGCATCTCACTGTGGGGGAGAATGTCGAACTCGTGCCGAGCATCAGCGGGGTGCCGAAAGCGGTGCGGGGCGCGCGGGCACGCGAACTGCTCGCACTGATGGGCCTGGAGCCGGCGCAGTTCGCGGGGCGTTACCCCCGGCAACTTTCCGGCGGGCAGCAGCAGCGGGTGGGCATCGCGCGGGCGCTCGCCGCCGACCCCGAGTACCTGCTGATGGACGAGCCCTTCTCGGCGCTCGACCCGATCACCCGCGCCAACCTGCAAGAGCAGTTCCTGACCCTCAAGCGCGAGATCGGCAAGACGATCCTCTTCGTCACGCACGACGTGGATGAGGCGCTGCGGCTCGGGGACCGGGTGTGCGTGCTCAGCGCCGGGCATGTCGCGCAACTCGGCACCCCGGACGAGCTTCTGCGTCGCCCCGCGAGCGCCTTCGTGGCCGACTTTCTGGGTGAAGGCCGGGAGCTGCGGGCGCTGGCGCTGCGAACGGTGCGGGACGTGATGCGGCCCGGGCTGGCCGCTGGGACCGCGGCCGGACAGATTCCGGCGGACCTCGGCGCGGACCAGGCGCTCTCGCGGCTGCTCGGGCAGGGGGACGCGGCGCTGAACGTCGTGGATGGGGTGGGGCAGGTGATCGGGACGGTGCGCCTGAGCGACTTCGCGGCCCTCCGTGATTCGGGGGCGGCATGA
- a CDS encoding type I phosphomannose isomerase catalytic subunit, with protein MADTALPAFLPLTPRYHARVWGGHLLAPPTEDGTPIGEAWLADGESVVASGPGEGRTVNELLREHGAALLGAGRDTEAGFPLLLKLLDCADWLSVQVHPDDEQARRLVAPDARGKTEAWHFLQAAPDAEIIAGVQGGVSALQLAAAIHAGEVLPLTQRHRVRAGDTAFIPAGTLHALGPGLVLLEIQQASDTTYRVYDWDRPASAGRGLHLKEAADVTNPASHGDLRSGADSAAGDELVRCPQFVLRRAEAGSALDTQGASAQLVMAVEGELILRCPGARTLLPPHRAVLVPAATGGCRLAGAGWALVASLP; from the coding sequence ATGGCCGACACCGCCCTCCCCGCCTTCTTGCCGCTCACGCCCCGTTACCACGCGCGGGTGTGGGGCGGCCATCTGCTTGCCCCCCCGACCGAGGACGGCACCCCGATCGGGGAAGCGTGGCTCGCCGACGGGGAGAGCGTGGTGGCGAGCGGTCCCGGCGAGGGCCGGACGGTGAACGAGCTGCTGCGCGAGCACGGCGCGGCGCTGCTGGGCGCCGGGAGAGATACGGAAGCCGGCTTTCCGCTGCTGCTCAAGCTGCTCGACTGCGCCGACTGGCTGAGCGTGCAGGTTCACCCGGACGACGAACAGGCCCGGCGGCTGGTGGCCCCGGACGCGCGCGGCAAGACCGAGGCCTGGCATTTTCTCCAGGCCGCGCCGGACGCCGAGATCATCGCCGGGGTGCAGGGCGGAGTGAGCGCCTTACAGCTCGCGGCGGCCATTCACGCCGGGGAAGTCCTGCCGCTGACCCAGCGTCATCGGGTGCGGGCGGGCGACACCGCCTTCATTCCCGCCGGCACGCTGCACGCGCTGGGGCCGGGCCTGGTGCTCCTCGAAATCCAGCAGGCGTCGGACACCACCTACCGGGTCTACGACTGGGACCGCCCAGCGTCGGCGGGGCGCGGCCTGCACCTGAAGGAAGCGGCGGACGTCACCAACCCGGCGAGCCACGGCGACCTGCGTTCTGGGGCCGACTCCGCAGCCGGGGATGAACTTGTTCGCTGCCCGCAGTTCGTGCTGCGCCGCGCCGAGGCAGGCTCTGCGCTGGACACCCAGGGCGCGAGCGCTCAGCTCGTGATGGCCGTGGAAGGTGAGCTCATACTCCGCTGTCCGGGGGCGCGGACCCTCCTGCCTCCCCACCGGGCGGTGCTGGTGCCCGCCGCGACCGGGGGCTGCCGGCTGGCAGGCGCGGGATGGGCGCTGGTGGCGTCTTTGCCGTGA
- a CDS encoding NADH:flavin oxidoreductase/NADH oxidase family protein, which yields MAPSVRSGARVTDPLTLPCGVTLPNRLLKGAMSEALGTAGGAPRPELGALYARWAAGGTGTLVTGNVMVDRRALGEPGNVVLEDERHLAELHSWAVRGAPVGTQLWTQLNHPGKQAPRGLNPGGTVAPSAVPFGPGLERAFATPRALSEREIGDLIDRFARAARLSQRAGFTGVQLHAAHGYLLSQFLSPRHNVRTDRWGGDLKGRMRFLLAVYDAVRAEVGPRFPVSVKLNSSDFVRGGFSEQDSLTVIRTLGERGADLIEISGGTYEKPMMATGQGERGGFFAGFSRRAREVAGVPIAVTGGFRDAASVREALASGAADVIGLARPLVLDPDFSARLLRGEEASRRVEPIRSGIASLDRSSLLEVAWYADALRRLARGGTPQRNEAPLLAALRVVGELGVRAAVMRRRA from the coding sequence GTGGCCCCCTCTGTCCGGTCGGGCGCCCGGGTCACGGACCCACTGACCCTGCCCTGCGGCGTCACGCTGCCCAACCGGCTCCTCAAGGGCGCGATGAGCGAGGCGCTCGGGACGGCGGGCGGGGCGCCGCGTCCGGAACTCGGGGCGCTGTATGCCCGCTGGGCGGCGGGAGGCACCGGCACGCTGGTCACCGGCAACGTGATGGTGGACCGCCGCGCCCTCGGGGAACCGGGCAACGTCGTGCTCGAGGATGAGCGGCACCTTGCCGAGCTGCACAGCTGGGCGGTGCGGGGCGCGCCGGTGGGGACGCAGCTGTGGACGCAGCTCAATCACCCCGGCAAGCAGGCGCCGCGTGGCCTCAACCCGGGGGGCACGGTGGCGCCGAGTGCCGTGCCGTTCGGGCCGGGGCTGGAACGGGCCTTCGCCACCCCGCGCGCCCTGAGCGAACGCGAGATCGGGGACTTGATCGACCGCTTCGCCCGCGCCGCCCGGCTCTCTCAGCGGGCCGGCTTCACCGGGGTGCAGCTCCATGCCGCGCACGGCTACCTGCTCTCCCAGTTCCTCTCGCCGCGCCACAATGTCCGCACCGACCGCTGGGGCGGCGACCTCAAGGGACGGATGAGGTTTCTGCTCGCCGTGTACGACGCGGTGCGGGCCGAGGTAGGGCCGCGTTTCCCGGTCAGCGTCAAGCTGAACTCGTCGGATTTCGTGCGGGGAGGCTTTAGCGAGCAAGACAGCCTGACTGTGATTCGGACGCTGGGCGAGCGCGGCGCCGACCTGATCGAGATTTCCGGCGGCACCTACGAGAAACCGATGATGGCGACCGGTCAGGGCGAGCGCGGCGGCTTCTTCGCCGGCTTCTCGCGTCGGGCGCGGGAGGTCGCGGGGGTACCGATCGCCGTCACAGGCGGCTTCCGCGACGCCGCGAGTGTGCGGGAGGCGCTGGCGAGCGGCGCGGCGGACGTGATCGGGCTGGCCCGCCCGCTGGTGCTCGACCCGGACTTCAGCGCCCGGCTGCTGCGCGGCGAGGAGGCGAGCCGCCGGGTCGAGCCCATTCGCAGCGGGATCGCTTCCCTCGACCGCAGTTCGTTGCTTGAGGTGGCCTGGTACGCCGACGCGCTGCGCCGCCTCGCCCGCGGGGGAACGCCGCAGCGCAATGAGGCGCCCCTCCTCGCCGCCCTGCGCGTCGTGGGCGAGCTGGGCGTGCGCGCCGCCGTGATGCGCCGCCGGGCCTGA
- a CDS encoding ABC transporter substrate-binding protein, translating to MTATQRVLTLSALLLGSSAFAQSQKTVTVGSKIDTEGALLCQLTKQALERGGFKVNDRCSTGATSVVRKALLQGEIDMYPEYTGSAIYLLTETGQKIDPKVSQNAVKAYTTVKALDLKLNKVVWLSRAPANNTWAIAVPAKLAQANGLKTMADFARYVKGGGTVKLAASQEFVDRDDALKAFEKAYGFKLKPAQLVIVPGGNTTQTETAAAQGTSGVNAAMAYGTDGAIGALGLVALSDPKGAVAVYQPALTVRQSVMQKYPEIARIMNPIFAKLDAKTLSALNGRIAIGGESAAAVARAWLAQNR from the coding sequence ATGACCGCAACCCAACGAGTGCTGACCCTTTCCGCCCTGCTGCTGGGCTCCAGCGCATTCGCCCAGAGTCAGAAGACGGTCACGGTGGGCAGCAAGATCGACACCGAGGGCGCGCTGCTGTGTCAGCTGACCAAGCAAGCCCTCGAGCGCGGCGGCTTCAAGGTCAACGACCGCTGCTCGACCGGCGCCACCAGCGTGGTTCGTAAGGCGCTGCTGCAAGGCGAGATCGACATGTACCCCGAGTACACCGGCAGCGCGATCTACCTCCTCACGGAAACGGGACAGAAGATCGATCCCAAGGTAAGCCAGAATGCCGTGAAGGCCTACACGACGGTCAAAGCCCTTGACCTCAAGCTCAATAAGGTGGTGTGGCTCTCGCGCGCGCCGGCCAACAACACCTGGGCGATTGCGGTACCTGCCAAGCTCGCGCAGGCCAATGGCCTCAAGACGATGGCCGATTTCGCCCGCTACGTGAAGGGCGGCGGCACTGTCAAGCTCGCGGCGAGCCAGGAGTTCGTCGACCGTGACGACGCCCTGAAAGCCTTCGAGAAAGCTTACGGCTTCAAGCTCAAGCCCGCGCAGCTCGTGATCGTGCCGGGCGGCAACACCACCCAGACCGAGACGGCGGCGGCACAGGGCACCAGCGGCGTGAACGCGGCGATGGCCTACGGCACCGACGGCGCGATCGGCGCCCTTGGCCTCGTCGCCCTGAGCGACCCCAAGGGCGCGGTCGCGGTGTATCAGCCGGCCCTCACCGTCCGGCAGAGCGTGATGCAGAAATACCCCGAGATCGCCCGCATCATGAACCCGATCTTCGCCAAGCTCGACGCCAAGACGCTTTCGGCACTCAACGGGCGCATCGCGATCGGCGGCGAGAGCGCGGCGGCGGTGGCCCGCGCCTGGCTCGCCCAGAACCGGTGA
- a CDS encoding ABC transporter permease has translation MPSALSRPASPDPPARPALVRPVLLTACVLGLVACALPWVNFRANRLVLGEGRTLAELALAGWALLPLGWAALLACGWLPAPAQRWLAPVLYGGAAYLGSRLLGEAASGLTGETNPFARVSPASGAWLTVAALYVAGFAVSRVWRPAPLLGALAFVLPALLGGWSALGPVQEYRNVADTFWPQLGTHIALSLIALALAAVLGLPLGVVAARNERLAGAVLGGASFLQTIPSVALFGLALPIFSALGRGVSVGTFLAWSGGAALLGWGLTRVRPLALPGGLLALLGGQGLGLLLGLGVLGWLGGAWLGGEGLSAAAFSLSAPLSAWGVRGIGAAPALFALTLYALLPIVVNTFVGLRSVPAGIPDAARGLGMTPGQVLWRAELPVALPYVLEGLRSALVLTFGLTTVAALIGAGGLGFFIQRGVEGNVPDLVLLGAIPIVGLALLLSEGFGLLGRWLTPRGLRADA, from the coding sequence GTGCCTTCTGCCTTATCTCGCCCGGCGTCCCCGGACCCCCCGGCCCGGCCCGCCCTGGTGCGCCCGGTGCTGCTCACCGCCTGTGTGCTTGGGCTCGTCGCCTGCGCGCTGCCGTGGGTGAATTTCCGCGCCAACCGGCTGGTGCTGGGCGAAGGGCGCACGCTGGCCGAGCTCGCGCTCGCGGGCTGGGCGCTGCTGCCCCTCGGATGGGCGGCGCTGCTCGCGTGCGGGTGGTTGCCGGCCCCGGCGCAGCGCTGGCTCGCGCCTGTGCTCTACGGCGGCGCCGCCTACCTCGGCAGCCGGCTGCTCGGTGAAGCGGCGTCCGGGCTGACCGGCGAGACCAACCCCTTTGCCCGCGTCTCCCCGGCAAGCGGGGCCTGGCTGACGGTGGCGGCGCTGTACGTCGCGGGCTTCGCGGTGAGCCGGGTGTGGCGGCCCGCCCCGCTGCTCGGCGCGCTCGCGTTCGTGCTGCCGGCGCTGCTCGGCGGCTGGAGCGCACTCGGGCCGGTGCAGGAGTACCGCAATGTGGCCGACACCTTCTGGCCGCAGCTCGGCACCCACATTGCGCTGAGCCTGATCGCGCTCGCGCTGGCGGCCGTGCTCGGGCTGCCGCTCGGGGTTGTGGCGGCGCGAAACGAACGGTTGGCGGGGGCGGTCCTCGGGGGGGCCAGCTTCCTCCAGACCATTCCGAGCGTGGCGCTGTTCGGGCTCGCCTTACCGATTTTCTCGGCCCTCGGGCGCGGGGTCAGCGTGGGCACGTTCCTGGCGTGGTCTGGGGGCGCGGCGCTGCTGGGCTGGGGCCTGACGCGGGTGCGGCCCCTGGCGCTGCCGGGGGGACTGCTCGCGCTGCTCGGGGGGCAGGGTCTGGGGCTGCTGCTCGGCCTGGGGGTGCTGGGCTGGCTGGGGGGCGCGTGGCTGGGCGGCGAGGGGCTGAGCGCGGCGGCGTTCTCGCTCTCCGCGCCGCTGAGCGCCTGGGGCGTACGCGGCATCGGCGCGGCGCCGGCGCTGTTCGCGCTGACCCTCTACGCGCTGCTGCCGATCGTGGTGAACACCTTCGTGGGGCTGCGCAGCGTGCCGGCAGGCATTCCTGACGCGGCGCGCGGCCTGGGCATGACGCCCGGGCAGGTGCTCTGGCGCGCCGAGCTGCCGGTGGCGCTGCCCTATGTGCTCGAAGGACTGCGCAGCGCGCTGGTCCTCACCTTCGGCCTGACCACGGTCGCCGCCCTGATTGGCGCGGGGGGGCTGGGCTTTTTCATCCAGCGCGGCGTGGAGGGCAACGTGCCGGACCTCGTGCTGCTCGGGGCGATTCCCATCGTGGGGCTCGCGCTGCTGCTGAGTGAGGGATTCGGGCTCCTGGGCCGCTGGCTGACCCCCAGGGGGCTGCGCGCCGATGCCTGA
- a CDS encoding ABC transporter permease: MRRGPALRWSGLTGPLLAWALFFWLVSAQELWRRSLTRLFPNVSTPIYERGTLLDLTGQHLALVGLTMGLVVVVGVGLGVWATRRAGLAFLPLVNNLTTAGQTFPPIAVLVLALPLLGFGQKAAVTALFAYALLPVTRGVILGLQSVPAEVQDAAQGLGLSERQRLTRLEWPAALPSTLAGIRTALVLTVATAALAPLVAVGGLGVPIIAGLGSDNLALILQGAVPVALLALLCEWTLRVVERVLTPWTAR, encoded by the coding sequence ATGAGGCGCGGGCCTGCACTGCGCTGGTCTGGGCTGACAGGGCCGCTGCTCGCCTGGGCGCTCTTTTTCTGGCTGGTGAGCGCGCAGGAGCTGTGGAGAAGGAGCCTCACGCGGCTGTTTCCCAACGTGAGCACCCCGATCTATGAGCGCGGCACCCTGCTCGACCTCACCGGGCAGCACCTCGCGCTCGTGGGTCTCACGATGGGGCTGGTGGTCGTCGTCGGGGTCGGACTCGGCGTGTGGGCGACGCGGCGCGCTGGGCTCGCGTTCCTGCCGCTCGTGAACAACCTGACCACGGCGGGTCAGACCTTTCCGCCCATCGCGGTGCTCGTGCTCGCGCTGCCGCTGCTGGGGTTCGGGCAGAAGGCCGCCGTGACCGCGCTGTTCGCCTACGCCCTGTTGCCGGTCACGCGCGGAGTGATTCTGGGCCTCCAGAGCGTGCCCGCCGAGGTGCAGGACGCGGCGCAGGGCCTGGGCCTGAGCGAGCGCCAGCGCCTCACGCGCCTGGAGTGGCCGGCGGCGCTGCCCTCGACGCTGGCCGGCATCCGCACGGCGCTGGTGCTCACGGTGGCGACGGCGGCCCTCGCGCCCCTGGTCGCAGTAGGCGGCCTTGGGGTGCCGATCATCGCGGGGCTGGGCAGCGACAACCTCGCCCTGATCTTGCAAGGCGCCGTCCCGGTCGCGCTGCTCGCGCTGCTGTGCGAGTGGACGCTGCGGGTCGTCGAGCGGGTGCTGACGCCCTGGACGGCCAGATAG
- a CDS encoding HU family DNA-binding protein — MLLTMTKKSSKAPAKKAAPAAAKTAPTTSRRGAGNNGESGKVAKTQLVEMVADKTGLTKKQSEEAVSSMLEAVVGALQSGKSVGLPGLGTLSVKDTAARTGVRPGTSEKIQIPAGKKVAFKVASTLKGNL, encoded by the coding sequence ATGCTGCTCACCATGACGAAGAAGTCATCGAAGGCCCCGGCCAAAAAGGCCGCTCCCGCCGCTGCCAAAACCGCTCCCACCACCTCCCGGCGTGGTGCTGGGAACAACGGTGAGAGCGGCAAGGTCGCCAAGACCCAGCTTGTCGAGATGGTCGCCGACAAGACCGGCCTGACCAAGAAGCAGAGCGAGGAAGCCGTGAGCTCCATGCTCGAAGCGGTCGTCGGCGCGCTGCAAAGCGGCAAGAGCGTCGGTCTGCCCGGCCTCGGCACCCTCTCGGTCAAGGACACCGCGGCCCGCACCGGCGTCCGCCCCGGCACCAGCGAGAAGATCCAGATTCCCGCCGGCAAGAAGGTGGCCTTCAAGGTCGCCAGCACCCTCAAGGGCAACCTCTAA